The following coding sequences lie in one Rutidosis leptorrhynchoides isolate AG116_Rl617_1_P2 chromosome 4, CSIRO_AGI_Rlap_v1, whole genome shotgun sequence genomic window:
- the LOC139903925 gene encoding phospholipid:diacylglycerol acyltransferase 1-like codes for MATIARRRKQPEAELQLDPKLDESEDEDDKNKKAAKNSSANNNKYKNKNKSKNYSCIDNCCWFIGCVCSVWWFLLFLYNAMPASFPQFVTEAISGPLPDPPGVKCLKQGLKVNHPVVFVPGIVTGGLELWEGHQCMDGLFRKRLWGGTFGEVYKRPSCWVQHMSLDNKTGMDPPGIRVRPVSGLVAADYFAPGYFVWAVLIANLARVGYEEKNMYMAAYDWRLAFQNTEVRDQTLSRIKSNIELMVATNGGKKAVIIPHSMGVIYFLHFMKWVEAPAPMGGGGGSDWCAKHIKAVMNIGGPFLGVPKAVAGLFSAEAKDIASARALAPGVLDSDLFQIQTLQHLMRMSRTWDSTMSMIPKGGDTIWGGFDWSPEEGYSPSKRKQEKNDTQQESKGEVCESTQAHYGRLVSFGRDVAEAPSSEIERIEFRGAVKGNNVANNTCRDVWTEYHDMGFGGIKAVAEYKVYTAGEIVDLLEFVAPKMMERGSAHFSFGIADNLDDPKYSHYKYWSNPLETKLPDAPDMEIYTMYGVGIPTERAYIYKLTPAAECYIPFRIDTSAKDKNEDGCLKDGVYTVDGDETVPALSAGFMCAKGWRGKTRFNPSGIKTYVREYDHNPPANFLEGRGTQSGAHVDIMGNFQLIEDVIRVAAGATGEELGGDQVYTGIFEWAKKINLKL; via the exons ATGGCTACAATAGCTCGCAGAAGAAAACAACCAGAAGCGGAACTACAACTAGATCCAAAACTCGACGAATCGGAAGACGAAGATGATAAAAATAAAAAAGCAGCAAAAAATTCATcagctaataataataaatataaaaataaaaataaaagtaaaaactaTTCGTGTATTGATAACTGCTGTTGGTTTATAGGATGTGTATGTTCAGTATGgtggtttttattatttttatacaatGCGATGCCTGCTTCATTTCCGCAGTTTGTTACGGAAGCAATATCCGGACCCTTACCCGACCCGCCAGGTGTCAAGTGTTTAAAACAAGGACTGAAAGTGAATCATCCAGTTGTATTTGTACCTGGAATTGTGACAGGTGGACTAGAGCTATGGGAAGGTCATCAATGTATGGATGGTTTGTTTCGTAAACGTCTTTGGGGCGGAACCTTTGGTGAAGTTTACAAAAG GCCTTCATGTTGGGTACAACATATGTCACTAGACAACAAAACTGGGATGGATCCTCCTGGTATTCGGGTCAGACCCGTTAGTGGACTTGTAGCTGCTGACTACTTTGCTCCAGGATATTTTGTATGGGCTGTTTTGATTGCTAACTTGGCTCGTGTTGGATATGAAGAGAAAAATATGTATATGGCTGCATATGACTGGAGACTTGCATTTCAAAACACCGAG GTAAGAGATCAAACATTGAGCCGGATAAAGAGCAATATAGAACTGATGGTTGCTACAAATGGTGGTAAAAAGGCGGTTATCATTCCACATTCAATGGGTGTTATCTACTTTTTGCATTTCATGAAATGGGTAGAAGCACCAGCTCCAATGGGTGGTGGAGGCGGGTCAGATTGGTGTGCTAAGCACATAAAGGCTGTGATGAATATTGGTGGGCCCTTTTTAGGTGTCCCAAAAGCTGTAGCTGGACTTTTTTCTGCTGAAGCCAAGGATATTGCATCAGCCAG AGCCCTTGCACCAGGTGTGTTGGACTCGGATTTATTTCAGATTCAAACATTGCAACATCTAATGAGAATGAGCCGAACCTGGGATTCAACCATGTCGATGATACCAAAAGGCGGGGACACCATTTGGGGTGGTTTTGACTGGTCACCCGAAGAAGGATATTCTCCTAGTAAGAGAAAACAAGAAAAAAACGATACCCAACAAGAGTCAAAAGGTGAAGTATGTGAGTCAACACAAGCACATTATGGAAGGTTAGTATCATTTGGACGTGATGTAGCAGAAGCACCATCTTCAGAGATCGAAAGGATAGAATTTAGG GGTGCTGTAAAGGGTAATAATGTTGCGAATAATACGTGTCGCGATGTGTGGACTGAATACCATGACATGGGATTTGGTGGTATAAAAGCTGTTGCTGAATACAAGGTGTATACAGCTGGAGAGATTGTGGATTTGCTCGAGTTTGTTGCACCGAAAATGATGGAACGTGGCAGTGCTCATTTTTCATTTGGCATTGCAGATAATTTGGATGACCCAAAGTACTCGCATTATAAATACTGGTCCAACCCATTGGAGACAAA GTTACCAGATGCTCCTGACATGGAAATCTATACAATGTATGGGGTTGGCATCCCAACCGAACGAGCATACATTTATAAGCTCACACCTGCAGCAGAATGCTACATACCCTTTCGAATTGACACCTCAGCAAAAGATAAAAACGAGGATGGCTGTTTAAAAGATGGAGTTTATACTGTTGATGGAGATGAAACTGTTCCAGCATTAAGCGCAGGATTCATGTGTGCAAAAGGATGGCGTGGTAAAACACGATTCAATCCTTCAGGAATTAAAACATACGTCCGGGAGTATGATCATAACCCGCCAGCTAACTTTCTTGAAGGCCGTGGCACACAAAGTGGGGCCCATGTGGATATAATGGGTAATTTTCAATTGATTGAAGATGTTATAAGAGTTGCAGCCGGAGCCACAGGTGAAGAACTGGGAGGTGACCAGGTTTATACAGGTATATTTGAGTGGGCCAAAAAAATCAACTTAAAGTTATGA